In Candida albicans SC5314 chromosome 4, complete sequence, the genomic window TTATATACCTATTAATATAAAGTAATATTGCCGTTTACATAAAGTGTTTATTTTGTAAGAAGTATTAAATATACTATTTCGGTGTATTCAATGATTCTGTTGAAGTCTTGAGAGTTTATGATTGTTGAAGAGAAAGAGTCTCATTTCATCCAAGCTTTCAAGTCTAAATAAGTTCTAGTCGAAAATGTAAAACTCTTTTTTTACagttaaatttttaaagcTTAGAGTTTTTAAAGTTTGGAACTATATGCGGTGATTGATGATTGATGATTGTTGTAGGTTTGTTTCATGATCAAAGTATAATAAAGTGAAGAtgtattttattttattatattttattctCGCAACCTTACTACGCCAAGTCGAGCCAAGCCAAGGCAAGCTCTGTCCCCTTGCTCGCACTAGAGTGGCAGAATTCTGTCAATTCAAGTTGGCCCTTATTATTTAGTTTTTAGTCAGAGGAGAAATTTGTTCCCTTTAGTTTCTTGGTGAGTGGgtggcaaaaaaaaaagaaaaaagtgtTAGGCAGCAAGCTGAGGTACAATGGTGAAAGGAGGAGGCGCAGACAATAGTGGGATGGAGACTTCTttaactactactaccGCCACCACTGCCACTGGAGGTTATAGAAattatgatgaagaaaaaattattgaaatgaCAACTTCAAAGGAAAGTAGGATTCATCAATGATCTTAAAAAGAGTCTAATTGCTATGACAATTTTGATAGATAAAGATTTgctttttttgtaaattcCCTCAACCTTAACTATTACCTCCAAGACATATACCATATAGcaaacaaatgaaaatacaCGCTGAAGATTGATagatgaaattttcaaaaaccTCTAAATGATGGATGATGGAaggaatttcttttttaaattagaaatttcattatttgattgattaagCAATTCTCCTTATTTTTTAGAGATAATATTGTAATCTCATCATCTCTCAAACATCtataaatttcaattttagaTTTGCATCCTATTATGTATAACTTAAAGAAGTAACAAAGGAATGTACCTCTTCTTTTGATGGAATAGATGAATAACACCAATTTTCTTACATTGTTTGATTAATGAGCTATAATTAAACCTTTATGAATCaattccttcttcttcttcttcttcttctcctcATTTCTTGTTTATCTAAACAAAAGTTACATATAATCTAAACAACAATCTAAACccaacaaagaaaagagtTGTACATATTAACTTTGTAGCAATTACTAATACTTACTACAATATCTTTAGTACTAATATTAATACAAGTGGTATaacttattattattacttaTTATTGTTACAAATTATGAATAGTAATGATACATAGtttaaaaagttttttttttctgtttttttttttactattTGAATCTCAGATTTAAAAATAGATTTCAAAATGGGTGGATATATATCACGATTAATCTGTTGGATTGAGATGACAACAATAAAGTGAAATGAGCCATTAAAGTATAATATAGCTTTGATATCTTTTGTCAACCCATTCCTTTGAgttctcttcttcttcttcacccTCActtatcattattttttttttttctcaaaATTGTTATACTatcataaatatatatcatcattcatatcatattgttgttgatactTTTCAGAATTTCTTGATGTCATAAAATCcattaatgatgatttctcattattattaatttcaatcacCTTgctagtagtagtagtagtactaatttgttcattatgatcattttcttcaatatcaatgaacttatcaattaataattgaaatttatcttgatatttaattgcattaatttcatttatcCCATATactttaatattattaatattaatattaatattatcaatagtGTTGATGTTATCATTGTTGtctttgataattttatcaaatttgaaatataaatcTTTACCActaatttgtaaatttataaatctAATAGGTAATCGAATATGATAAATACcatcaacaccaccaccattagaagatttaatatgatattgttttattaatttgaatttagaaatatatttattttcattttgattaGGTAATTgtaatgatgaagaagaagaagaagtcaTTGATAACTGACCATGAGAATTCAATAATCCTAATGgtatttttgataatttatcaaatccaTTTTTTGTACTTGGTTTAAatccaattgataataaaattcCTTGAGTTTGAGTTGATGgcaaattattattgttgtcaCGACATTCAAGAATTATATCGGTGGGAATAATATTAGTACTTAATCGTATACCAATTTGATCACCACCTTTCCaaacaatatcatcatctaatAATACATGATTGGCATTATATTCATCTTGAtaaaaattggatttataTATCCACCATCCATATATCATTTTTTGTAATATACTAGGAGTACTATGAtgactactactactactggATGTCGATGAACTAGTTAAAAATCCCAAGATTCTTGCTCCTGTTGAATAATCAGcataattaattgatgttgatgatgttcCTTGAGttattaaatcaagaattgaattgatccatagtttatttgttttagGATTAACTATCACTGTATGATTGTTGTGGGCAGGAGCTGTGGTCAAATTATCGagaatattatcaatatctaTTCGTATATCTTGTTTAATTGATTCCATTGacattgaaattaatttttcaacataattctgtaattgttgtaaatcattaaatttttccaattgttgtaatttttcatcaagataagaattttgataattatcaataaatttatataaaaattgatgaaattctggacttatttgaatttgattattttctAACGTTATTATATCTTCATGTTTTTTattagtggtggtggttgatttatcttcattattccttgatgattgttgttgttgttgttgttgctgattatcaataatactaataattttattatttaattgatcaatttgtgATTGTAACTGAAATAAtgtttcttgttgtttttgatgagaatttttcaattcttgatcTAATCGATGTAGTTTGCCATCTAATTTCGCCATTTTAATTGGATCAAAAGATCCTGATATAGGTAATAAATTCGGTAGTATAGTGGAAATTTGTCCCGTTATCAATAAATACCCCAATATAGTCATAAGAAATGATACCaatgaaattataatatattgtttccaattcatatcattattatgCGGGGGATTACT contains:
- a CDS encoding uncharacterized protein (Protein not essential for viability; orf19.10279 possibly transcriptionally regulated upon hyphal formation), producing the protein MSGFPMVPRFTNNTDDDDNSIHLKHNIGKANPLRSPTKRSRNNHNNEVFSYNNNNHNSDVSIDEKIAKIISNSKTSIRENGSDIIDNLPNGEYNQEKQQQEDEEFDDDDEEELDEFDTNKSYLKFLNGELQESINSNEDDNINGGGGLGGGRGGDEDYEDDEYILSDGDTFNEESLESNLNASGYEDEYLSDGDLEFDSDRFKEKNIFNDDDINDNLTKEHRHRYPRTRSNKLKFGSLSPSPSLSESDEIDLVNSQLSNPPHNNDMNWKQYIIISLVSFLMTILGYLLITGQISTILPNLLPISGSFDPIKMAKLDGKLHRLDQELKNSHQKQQETLFQLQSQIDQLNNKIISIIDNQQQQQQQQSSRNNEDKSTTTTNKKHEDIITLENNQIQISPEFHQFLYKFIDNYQNSYLDEKLQQLEKFNDLQQLQNYVEKLISMSMESIKQDIRIDIDNILDNLTTAPAHNNHTVIVNPKTNKLWINSILDLITQGTSSTSINYADYSTGARILGFLTSSSTSSSSSSHHSTPSILQKMIYGWWIYKSNFYQDEYNANHVLLDDDIVWKGGDQIGIRLSTNIIPTDIILECRDNNNNLPSTQTQGILLSIGFKPSTKNGFDKLSKIPLGLLNSHGQLSMTSSSSSSLQLPNQNENKYISKFKLIKQYHIKSSNGGGVDGIYHIRLPIRFINLQISGKDLYFKFDKIIKDNNDNINTIDNINININNIKVYGINEINAIKYQDKFQLLIDKFIDIEENDHNEQISTTTTTSKVIEINNNEKSSLMDFMTSRNSEKYQQQYDMNDDIYL